Proteins from one methanogenic archaeon mixed culture ISO4-G1 genomic window:
- a CDS encoding ribosomal protein L5P Rpl5p, producing MSTMRDLHVEKVVINIGVGEAGERLAKAEKVLEMVTGQKPVETLSKTVNRDLGIREGMPLGCKVTLRGDDAINFVKAALAIREMRVPEYSFDKEGNMSFGISDYTDFEGMKYDPEIGIFGMDISVVLRRPGNRITQRALLKRRIPKSHRVGRDEAIQYMKDNFQVEVIQ from the coding sequence ATGAGCACGATGAGAGATCTCCACGTTGAGAAGGTCGTCATCAACATCGGTGTCGGCGAGGCCGGAGAGAGGCTCGCAAAGGCAGAGAAGGTCCTGGAGATGGTCACCGGACAGAAGCCCGTTGAGACACTGTCCAAGACGGTCAACAGGGACCTCGGAATCCGTGAGGGAATGCCTCTCGGATGCAAGGTCACGCTCAGGGGAGACGATGCTATCAACTTCGTCAAGGCCGCACTCGCCATCAGGGAGATGCGTGTCCCCGAGTACTCCTTCGACAAGGAGGGCAACATGTCCTTCGGAATCTCCGACTACACCGACTTCGAGGGAATGAAGTACGACCCCGAGATCGGAATCTTCGGAATGGACATCAGTGTCGTCCTCAGGAGACCCGGAAACAGGATCACCCAGAGGGCACTCCTCAAGAGGAGGATCCCCAAGTCCCACCGCGTCGGACGCGATGAGGCTATCCAGTACATGAAGGACAACTTCCAGGTCGAGGTGATCCAGTGA
- a CDS encoding ribosomal protein S14P Rps14p, giving the protein MKVNTQKPKKQFGRSVGCTRCGRRRGIIRRYGMHLCRQCFRDMAPELGFKKYS; this is encoded by the coding sequence GTGAAAGTAAACACGCAGAAACCAAAGAAGCAGTTCGGAAGATCTGTTGGATGCACCCGCTGCGGACGCCGCAGAGGAATCATCAGAAGGTACGGAATGCATCTGTGCCGCCAGTGCTTCAGGGACATGGCCCCAGAGCTCGGTTTCAAGAAGTATTCGTGA
- a CDS encoding ribosomal protein S8P Rps8p, with translation MQSDPLNDAMCVIKNASVNGKSECTIEPSSKLIGHVLKVMQDYGYISQFEYVEDGKAGKFHVMLDGAINDCGVIKPRYSVKVNDVEKVEARFLPAQDFGLLIMTTTAGVITQERAKELGIGGKLLAYVY, from the coding sequence ATGCAGAGCGATCCACTTAATGACGCAATGTGCGTAATTAAAAATGCATCCGTAAACGGAAAGTCTGAGTGTACGATCGAGCCCTCGTCAAAACTCATCGGCCACGTGCTGAAGGTTATGCAGGACTACGGTTACATCAGCCAGTTCGAATACGTAGAGGATGGAAAGGCAGGTAAATTCCACGTCATGCTCGATGGAGCGATCAACGACTGTGGTGTCATCAAGCCCAGGTATTCCGTCAAGGTCAACGACGTCGAGAAGGTCGAGGCAAGGTTCTTGCCCGCCCAGGACTTCGGTCTCTTGATCATGACGACAACCGCGGGAGTGATCACCCAGGAGCGCGCCAAGGAGCTCGGAATCGGCGGAAAACTCTTAGCCTATGTGTATTGA
- a CDS encoding ribosomal protein L6P Rpl6p, protein MTIAGKIESTIAIPGGVSVTYDAGTMKVKGPKGELSRNFAYPNICIAVGEGKVSVSCEYPRVKDKAMVGTFVAHIRNMIRGVTEGFKYELKIVFSHFPMKVAVKGDRVEINNYMGGHAPRYANIIGGCTVKISGQDVTVEGIDIEACGQTAANLEKATQRGGFDKRVFEDGIYIVGKSHKVRQ, encoded by the coding sequence ATGACAATAGCAGGGAAAATCGAAAGCACCATCGCTATCCCCGGTGGGGTATCCGTCACATACGACGCAGGTACCATGAAGGTCAAAGGACCTAAGGGAGAATTAAGCAGAAACTTCGCGTACCCTAACATATGTATTGCCGTCGGAGAAGGAAAAGTCAGCGTCAGCTGCGAGTACCCGAGAGTCAAGGACAAGGCCATGGTTGGAACCTTCGTCGCCCACATCAGGAACATGATCAGGGGCGTCACAGAGGGCTTCAAGTATGAGCTGAAGATCGTCTTCTCTCACTTCCCGATGAAAGTTGCTGTGAAAGGCGACCGCGTTGAGATCAACAACTACATGGGAGGACATGCCCCCCGCTACGCCAACATCATCGGAGGATGCACAGTCAAGATCTCCGGTCAGGATGTCACCGTAGAGGGAATCGACATCGAGGCATGCGGACAGACAGCGGCCAATCTCGAGAAGGCCACCCAGAGGGGAGGCTTCGACAAGAGGGTCTTCGAGGACGGAATATACATCGTCGGCAAATCACACAAGGTGAGACAATGA
- a CDS encoding ribosomal protein L32e Rpl32e, translated as MTVKDFKDLHGMNDTNVEELKSIGINTVEELEAAINDDQKVKEVIKTLSGVGPKTVAGWKDAFNGEAPKKEAPAKKEAPAEEPAAEIVEAKEVEYVVKKKAEIDPETADALAKRALISGRRPAFKRQEWFRYAKFKDSTWRKPKGIHSKMKRRLKRRGPIVDIGFRGPASVRGLHPTGFEEVLVYSVDALDNIDPKKQAIRIGGTVGTKKRMAIEDRADELGIRILNRMV; from the coding sequence ATGACCGTGAAAGATTTCAAGGACCTTCATGGCATGAACGACACCAACGTCGAGGAGCTCAAGTCCATCGGTATCAACACCGTCGAGGAGCTCGAGGCAGCCATCAACGACGACCAGAAGGTGAAGGAGGTCATCAAGACACTCTCCGGAGTCGGACCCAAGACTGTGGCCGGCTGGAAGGACGCCTTCAACGGCGAGGCACCCAAGAAGGAAGCCCCCGCAAAGAAGGAGGCACCCGCAGAGGAGCCCGCAGCCGAGATCGTCGAGGCCAAGGAGGTCGAGTACGTCGTCAAGAAGAAGGCGGAGATCGACCCCGAGACCGCTGATGCGCTCGCGAAGAGGGCACTCATCTCCGGAAGGAGGCCCGCATTCAAGAGGCAGGAGTGGTTCAGATACGCCAAGTTCAAGGACTCCACATGGAGGAAGCCCAAGGGAATCCACTCCAAGATGAAGAGGAGGCTCAAGAGGCGCGGACCCATCGTGGACATCGGATTCCGCGGACCCGCTTCAGTCAGGGGACTCCACCCGACCGGATTCGAGGAGGTCCTCGTCTACAGCGTAGACGCACTGGACAACATCGACCCGAAGAAGCAGGCTATCCGTATCGGCGGAACCGTCGGAACGAAGAAGAGAATGGCAATCGAGGACAGGGCCGACGAGCTCGGTATCAGGATCCTCAACAGGATGGTGTGA
- a CDS encoding ribosomal protein L19e Rpl19e, protein MTDLKNQRRMAAEILKCGENRVWINPDKIDEVEDCITRADVRTAIASGLIKAKAKNGTSKGRIRYVQGQKASGKRKGPGSRKGTANARVRDKERWIATIRPIRDELKTLRADGKITPSVYRLYYRKAKGGMFKSRRHLRQHMIAAGHLKEEI, encoded by the coding sequence ATGACAGACCTGAAGAACCAGAGAAGGATGGCCGCAGAGATCCTGAAATGCGGCGAGAACAGAGTCTGGATCAACCCGGACAAGATCGACGAGGTCGAGGACTGCATCACACGTGCAGACGTCCGCACCGCGATCGCATCCGGTCTGATCAAGGCGAAGGCCAAGAACGGTACCTCCAAGGGAAGGATAAGATACGTTCAGGGACAGAAGGCCAGCGGAAAGAGGAAGGGACCCGGTTCCAGGAAGGGAACGGCGAACGCCCGCGTCCGCGACAAGGAGCGCTGGATCGCTACCATCAGGCCCATCCGTGACGAGCTCAAGACCCTCAGGGCCGACGGCAAGATCACGCCCTCCGTCTACAGGCTTTACTACAGGAAGGCCAAGGGAGGAATGTTCAAGTCCCGCAGGCACCTTAGGCAGCACATGATCGCTGCCGGACACCTCAAGGAGGAGATCTGA
- a CDS encoding ribosomal protein L18P Rpl18p, which produces MATGPRYKVAFRRRRELRTDYYTRKKLLTARETRAVVRRSNKNITIQFADFAMEGDKIIVSATTKELKAMGWEYSCSSIPAAYLVGYLAGKKAMKEGIEYAVLDIGMQKVQHGGVLFATVAGMIDAGIEVPCSEDVLPEEDRLKGKHIDDALEAAIDSMKQKMEAD; this is translated from the coding sequence ATGGCAACAGGACCTAGATACAAAGTTGCGTTCCGCAGAAGAAGAGAACTCCGCACCGACTACTACACCCGTAAGAAGCTCCTCACCGCGAGAGAGACCAGGGCCGTCGTAAGGAGGTCCAACAAGAACATCACCATTCAGTTCGCGGACTTCGCAATGGAGGGTGACAAGATCATCGTATCCGCGACCACGAAGGAGCTGAAGGCGATGGGCTGGGAGTACTCCTGTTCATCGATCCCCGCAGCCTACCTGGTAGGATACCTTGCAGGAAAGAAAGCAATGAAAGAAGGCATCGAGTACGCGGTTCTCGACATCGGAATGCAGAAGGTCCAGCACGGCGGAGTCCTCTTCGCCACTGTGGCCGGTATGATCGATGCGGGAATCGAGGTTCCCTGCAGCGAGGACGTCCTCCCCGAAGAGGACAGGCTCAAGGGAAAGCACATCGACGACGCGCTCGAGGCCGCAATCGACAGCATGAAACAGAAGATGGAGGCTGATTGA
- a CDS encoding ribosomal protein S5P Rps5p gives MADWVPKTRLGQMVLNGEITTMSDALATKLPLREPEIVDILLPDLQDEVIDLNMVQRMTDSGRRVRFAVTCIVGNGDGFIGYGRAKGKEVGPSIKKAIDNAKLNIIEIKRGCGSWQCGCGNPHSLPFEVKGSTGSVTVTLKPAPRGVSLAVGDVAKSLLTLAGVQDAWGFARGNTKTKVNYAMATFEALKMTSRMRVTDEQAKGLNIVSGPTGIKFAETDIDAEEE, from the coding sequence ATGGCTGACTGGGTTCCAAAGACAAGACTCGGACAGATGGTCCTCAACGGCGAGATCACAACGATGAGCGACGCCCTGGCGACCAAATTGCCTCTCCGTGAGCCCGAGATCGTGGACATCCTGCTCCCCGATCTTCAGGACGAGGTCATCGACCTGAACATGGTCCAGAGGATGACCGACTCCGGAAGGAGGGTCAGGTTCGCCGTTACCTGTATCGTAGGTAACGGTGACGGATTCATCGGATACGGAAGGGCAAAGGGAAAAGAGGTCGGACCTTCCATCAAGAAGGCTATCGACAATGCGAAACTGAACATAATCGAGATCAAGAGGGGCTGCGGTTCCTGGCAGTGCGGATGTGGAAACCCCCACAGTCTGCCCTTCGAGGTTAAGGGATCCACCGGATCCGTTACCGTCACCCTCAAGCCCGCACCTCGCGGAGTGTCCCTCGCAGTAGGAGACGTCGCAAAGAGTCTGCTGACCCTTGCCGGCGTCCAGGATGCATGGGGATTCGCCAGGGGTAACACCAAGACGAAGGTCAACTACGCCATGGCCACATTCGAGGCGCTCAAGATGACATCCCGCATGAGGGTCACCGACGAGCAGGCGAAGGGACTGAACATCGTCTCCGGGCCCACCGGTATCAAGTTCGCAGAGACCGACATCGATGCAGAGGAGGAGTGA
- a CDS encoding ribosomal protein L30P Rpl30p yields the protein MTYVVIRVRGQPDVNYNIEYTMGLLGLNKVNNCAVIPENASTKGMLQVIKDYCTWGEIDEATLAALIRARGKVIGDKALDDDYLKENSEFKSVDEMAKAIIENNYKMRDVVGVKPIFRLHPPIKGYEGNKRSFQNGGALGYRGQKINDLVNRMI from the coding sequence ATGACATACGTAGTAATCCGTGTACGCGGACAGCCCGACGTGAACTACAACATCGAGTACACGATGGGACTCCTTGGCCTGAACAAGGTCAACAACTGTGCCGTCATCCCCGAGAACGCATCGACCAAGGGAATGCTCCAGGTAATCAAGGACTACTGCACCTGGGGAGAGATCGACGAGGCCACCCTCGCCGCGCTGATCCGCGCACGCGGAAAGGTCATTGGCGACAAGGCGCTCGACGACGACTACCTCAAGGAGAACTCCGAGTTCAAGTCGGTAGACGAGATGGCCAAGGCCATCATCGAGAACAACTACAAGATGAGGGATGTCGTGGGCGTCAAGCCCATCTTCCGTCTCCACCCCCCTATCAAGGGATACGAGGGCAACAAGCGTTCCTTCCAGAACGGCGGAGCACTCGGATACAGGGGACAGAAGATCAACGACCTCGTCAACAGGATGATCTGA
- a CDS encoding ribosomal protein L15P Rpl15p, whose product MPSRTKKFRGYRTHGRGKKSGRGAGIIGGHGMAGYGKTGKIGMLKEDRNYFGRHGFKRPQCTVEANRTINVGELSEKIETFVSMGFAAKEGDAYKLDLTEAGIDKLLGNGNIDIAVNVTVESVSEKAREKIEAAGGSIAE is encoded by the coding sequence ATGCCAAGCAGAACCAAGAAATTCAGGGGATACAGGACACACGGCCGCGGTAAGAAATCCGGACGTGGAGCAGGTATCATCGGTGGACACGGTATGGCCGGATACGGCAAGACCGGGAAGATCGGAATGCTGAAAGAGGACAGGAACTACTTCGGCCGCCACGGGTTCAAGAGACCCCAGTGCACCGTAGAGGCAAACCGCACCATCAACGTCGGCGAGCTGTCCGAGAAGATCGAGACATTCGTGAGCATGGGATTCGCGGCAAAGGAGGGCGACGCATACAAGCTCGACCTCACAGAGGCCGGAATCGACAAGCTCCTTGGAAACGGCAACATCGACATCGCTGTCAACGTCACGGTCGAATCCGTGTCCGAGAAGGCACGCGAGAAGATCGAGGCAGCCGGCGGATCCATTGCAGAGTGA
- a CDS encoding preprotein translocase SecY subunit SecY produces the protein MEETQSLLYKIKPLSDRLPSVKRPEGHVHFRTKMMWVVIVLVLYFVMTNVYLYGLDRESMLDMFAQYRTIMAGASGSLLQLGIGPIVTASIIMQLFVGAKIIKLDLSKRDDKACYQSVMKLLVIVMIIFEAIPQVAGYLTPSSGLTSAIGGLGGRLILILQLFIGSYVLFMMDEVVSKWGIGSGISLFIAAGVAQQLFTGTFNWEMVSLGTGAEVPAGTIPRALYYAFTLTPEQMSSYGYESIFLGSPNPAIALIGTLVIFFIVAYLESTRIELPLSHGNARGARGRYPIKLLYASNIPVILMSALLAIVSMVALLLYSNGFLSTIPLIGGNSAIGYFEEGSTTAAGGLAWYLSAPTGLTAWLMPILDPATYGDGLHGPLNHIAHVIIYFTVMVMGSILFAKFWVETTNLGPESVAKQIQRSGMQMPGFRRDPRVLKRVLERYIPTITIMSGAIVGALAAFADMVGTTGNASGTGVLLTVGIIIHFYEAMGREQMMEMNPMMRGFFGGE, from the coding sequence ATGGAAGAGACACAGAGTCTGCTCTATAAGATTAAGCCTCTGTCAGACAGGCTCCCCTCGGTCAAGAGGCCTGAAGGCCACGTGCACTTCAGGACCAAGATGATGTGGGTAGTCATAGTGCTGGTACTGTACTTCGTCATGACGAACGTGTACCTGTACGGTCTCGACAGGGAATCTATGCTGGACATGTTCGCCCAGTACAGGACGATCATGGCCGGAGCTTCCGGATCACTACTGCAACTCGGTATAGGACCGATCGTTACAGCTTCGATCATAATGCAGCTGTTCGTCGGTGCAAAGATCATCAAACTGGATCTCTCGAAACGCGACGACAAGGCATGCTACCAGTCCGTCATGAAACTGCTGGTCATCGTGATGATCATCTTCGAGGCCATCCCGCAGGTCGCGGGATACCTCACCCCCTCCAGCGGACTCACGTCCGCCATCGGAGGCCTGGGAGGAAGGCTCATCCTGATACTGCAGCTGTTTATAGGTTCCTATGTGCTGTTCATGATGGACGAGGTGGTGTCCAAGTGGGGTATCGGAAGCGGTATCTCGCTGTTCATCGCAGCCGGTGTGGCACAGCAGCTGTTCACAGGTACGTTCAACTGGGAGATGGTCTCCCTGGGAACAGGCGCGGAAGTGCCTGCAGGAACCATCCCGAGGGCACTGTACTACGCGTTCACGCTGACCCCCGAGCAGATGTCATCCTACGGATACGAATCCATATTCCTCGGCAGCCCCAACCCGGCGATCGCCCTGATAGGTACACTGGTGATATTCTTCATAGTCGCCTATCTCGAGTCGACACGTATCGAGCTCCCGTTGTCGCACGGCAACGCGAGGGGTGCCCGCGGACGCTATCCGATCAAGCTGCTCTACGCGAGCAACATCCCCGTCATCCTGATGTCGGCCCTTCTGGCCATCGTCAGCATGGTGGCGCTGCTCCTGTACAGCAACGGATTCCTCAGCACGATCCCGCTGATCGGAGGAAACTCCGCAATCGGATACTTCGAGGAAGGATCGACCACCGCCGCAGGCGGTCTCGCATGGTACCTCTCGGCACCTACGGGACTCACGGCATGGCTGATGCCCATACTGGATCCCGCGACATACGGTGACGGTCTGCACGGACCCCTCAACCACATCGCCCACGTGATCATCTACTTCACAGTGATGGTCATGGGTTCCATACTGTTCGCCAAGTTCTGGGTGGAGACCACGAACCTCGGTCCCGAGTCGGTCGCCAAGCAGATTCAGAGGAGCGGTATGCAGATGCCCGGATTCCGTCGCGACCCCCGTGTCCTGAAGCGTGTCCTGGAGAGGTACATCCCCACGATCACGATCATGTCGGGAGCCATCGTCGGAGCATTGGCGGCATTCGCGGATATGGTAGGTACTACCGGAAACGCCAGCGGAACAGGAGTTCTGCTGACCGTCGGTATCATCATCCACTTCTACGAGGCCATGGGCCGTGAGCAGATGATGGAGATGAACCCCATGATGAGGGGATTCTTCGGTGGAGAGTGA
- a CDS encoding cytidylate kinase Cmk has translation MRITISGPPGSGKSTACSKLSERLGLESVIFGKIFRQLAAEKNLSLGELGELAEKDPSIDKMIDSRILEIARANEDIILESRLSAYMCARNGIPAFKVYIDASPEVRMARIGVREGETVEEACAKTLDRQRSEAKRYKMYYDIDIEDKSVYDFIINTDDLDPDQVVEKIIEAAGVSN, from the coding sequence ATGAGAATAACCATAAGCGGTCCTCCCGGATCCGGGAAGTCGACCGCCTGCAGCAAGCTGTCGGAGAGACTGGGCCTAGAGTCCGTCATCTTCGGAAAGATATTCCGCCAGCTTGCTGCAGAAAAAAACCTTTCACTGGGTGAGCTCGGCGAGTTGGCCGAGAAGGACCCTTCTATCGACAAGATGATCGATTCCAGGATACTGGAGATTGCCAGGGCGAACGAGGATATCATACTGGAATCGAGACTGTCAGCATACATGTGTGCCCGCAACGGCATACCAGCATTCAAGGTCTACATCGACGCAAGTCCGGAGGTCCGCATGGCCCGCATCGGAGTGCGCGAGGGGGAGACGGTGGAGGAGGCATGTGCCAAGACCCTCGACCGTCAGAGGTCGGAGGCGAAGAGGTACAAGATGTACTACGACATAGACATCGAGGACAAGAGCGTCTACGACTTCATCATAAACACCGATGACCTGGATCCAGATCAGGTCGTCGAGAAGATCATCGAGGCCGCGGGTGTGTCGAATTGA
- a CDS encoding H/ACA RNA-protein complex component Cbf5p, translating into MIVKDPNAIPDKWGKRPSDRSLGELLEGGLIILDKPSGPTSHQATAWVRDALHAERVGHGGTLDPYVSGVLPITIGKATRLTDIVLSSDKEYICLMRLHDDRSEKRIREVMSRFVGKIYQLPPVRSSIKRQLRIRTIRELEILDIRGRDVLFRMSCDAGTYARTLCVDIGDVLGCGANMVELRRSRSGRMTEQRAVTLQDIRDAYVFWQRYGREDWLRSMIIPMEALVEPLPKIIVKATAVDAVCHGADLNISGIHMLDEDIRKNALVAMMTARGELIAIGRMAMSSSKIMSTTKGKAVDTERVFMDEGHYPRMWHYSTDLEELAEPPEFVE; encoded by the coding sequence TTGATCGTCAAGGACCCTAACGCAATCCCTGACAAGTGGGGAAAGAGACCGTCCGACCGTTCGCTGGGCGAACTGCTGGAAGGCGGACTGATAATCCTGGACAAACCGTCGGGCCCCACATCGCACCAGGCCACGGCATGGGTAAGGGATGCCCTCCACGCCGAGAGGGTCGGACACGGGGGAACTCTGGACCCCTACGTCAGCGGAGTCCTGCCGATAACCATCGGGAAGGCCACGCGCCTCACGGACATAGTCCTGTCCTCGGACAAGGAGTACATCTGTCTGATGAGGCTGCACGACGACCGCTCCGAGAAGAGGATACGCGAGGTCATGTCGAGGTTCGTCGGCAAGATCTATCAGCTGCCCCCGGTAAGGTCATCGATCAAGCGTCAGCTCAGGATCAGGACTATCAGGGAACTGGAGATCCTCGATATCAGGGGACGCGATGTCCTGTTCAGGATGTCATGCGATGCTGGCACATATGCGAGGACGCTCTGCGTGGACATCGGCGACGTGCTCGGATGCGGTGCGAACATGGTGGAGCTCAGGCGTTCCCGTTCCGGAAGGATGACCGAGCAGCGCGCGGTCACCCTGCAGGACATCAGGGACGCGTACGTGTTCTGGCAGCGCTACGGGCGCGAGGATTGGCTCAGGAGCATGATCATCCCCATGGAGGCCCTCGTGGAGCCCCTTCCGAAGATCATTGTCAAGGCCACCGCGGTCGATGCGGTCTGCCACGGTGCGGACCTGAACATCTCCGGCATACACATGCTGGACGAGGACATCCGCAAGAACGCGCTCGTCGCCATGATGACTGCCAGGGGAGAGCTGATCGCCATAGGGAGGATGGCCATGTCGTCATCCAAGATCATGTCCACCACCAAGGGCAAGGCCGTCGACACGGAGCGCGTGTTCATGGATGAGGGGCACTACCCGCGCATGTGGCACTATTCCACCGACCTGGAGGAGCTGGCAGAGCCTCCCGAGTTCGTTGAATAA
- a CDS encoding tryptophanyl-tRNA synthetase TrpS — translation MPEEFTVTPWEVKGDIDYDELMRKFGTTPIDDALLKRLAGYGELHPMLKRGIFYTHRDLAWLLDEYDKGNRFVIYTGRGPSGNTHLGHIMPWMFNKWMQDTFGVDMIFQMTNDEKFLFKDLSLDDTTNMAYQNALDFIALGFDPKKTRILLNTKNVDKLYPLALSVAKKTTFSTAKAVFGFDNSTNIGSIFITAMQSAPAFLPSVEAGRQVPVVIPCGIDQDPHFRVTRDVAPGLNFPKPASIYCKMMPGLSGGDKMSSSDENATIYTTDTAKQVKKKVGRAFTGGCVSVEEQREKGGNPEVCSVFKYNYFMFEHSDDEINEMARKCRSGEILCGECKMCLTEKINVFLEQHQDKREKAKDVIADMAYDGFEW, via the coding sequence ATGCCAGAGGAATTCACGGTCACCCCATGGGAGGTCAAGGGCGACATCGACTACGATGAGCTCATGCGCAAGTTCGGTACGACCCCCATAGACGACGCCCTCCTGAAGAGATTGGCGGGATACGGTGAGCTGCACCCGATGCTCAAGCGCGGGATATTCTACACTCACAGGGATCTGGCATGGCTGCTCGACGAGTACGATAAGGGCAACAGGTTCGTCATCTACACAGGTAGGGGGCCCTCCGGGAACACCCATCTGGGCCATATCATGCCCTGGATGTTCAACAAGTGGATGCAGGACACGTTCGGCGTGGACATGATCTTCCAGATGACCAACGACGAGAAGTTCCTCTTCAAGGACCTCTCTCTGGACGACACCACGAACATGGCGTACCAGAACGCGCTGGACTTCATCGCCCTGGGATTCGATCCCAAGAAGACCAGGATCCTCCTCAACACCAAGAACGTCGACAAGCTGTACCCGCTGGCGCTGAGTGTGGCCAAGAAGACCACGTTCTCCACCGCCAAGGCGGTCTTCGGATTCGACAACTCGACGAACATAGGTTCGATATTCATAACGGCGATGCAGTCCGCCCCCGCGTTCCTCCCGTCCGTGGAGGCCGGCAGGCAGGTACCCGTCGTGATCCCGTGCGGGATCGACCAGGACCCCCACTTCAGGGTCACCAGGGATGTGGCGCCCGGACTCAACTTCCCCAAGCCGGCATCTATCTACTGCAAGATGATGCCCGGGCTGTCCGGAGGGGACAAGATGTCCTCGTCCGATGAGAACGCCACGATATACACCACCGACACCGCCAAGCAGGTGAAGAAGAAGGTCGGAAGGGCCTTCACCGGCGGATGCGTCTCGGTGGAGGAGCAGAGGGAGAAGGGAGGCAATCCCGAGGTCTGCTCCGTCTTCAAGTACAACTATTTCATGTTCGAGCACAGCGACGACGAGATCAACGAGATGGCCCGCAAGTGCCGCAGCGGAGAGATCCTCTGCGGAGAATGCAAGATGTGCCTCACGGAGAAGATTAACGTCTTCCTCGAACAGCATCAGGACAAGAGAGAGAAGGCCAAGGACGTCATAGCGGATATGGCGTACGACGGATTTGAATGGTGA